Proteins found in one Pseudochaenichthys georgianus chromosome 13, fPseGeo1.2, whole genome shotgun sequence genomic segment:
- the LOC139434993 gene encoding trichohyalin-like, translating into MEMNNRDELAAKLEILQKENQEMKLLLEQERTLRDKLEIEGAKNKEAMLNAYTEKSALLFKHNVNVKAQVIEQNILRFNNEDLNVKYGNLQRSHKKVEAKMAALRKAIQELKQLKEPCVEEQGVEMAALLKENKTLKQEKERCVEEKDAKMAALQKTNQELKQLKERCVEEEAVKIAALRERNQEITQLKERCVEEEAVKIAALRERNQEITQLKERCVEEEAVKIAALRERNQEITQLKERCVEEEAVKIAALRERNQEITQLKERCVKEEANMAALQTTNQELKQQNLRCVEEKDAEIATFLKENQTLKQEKERCVVEEVKVDKKEDVEVKVEPEVRHDVKMNALEIEQKVLRGKNEELNMKYGKLLKMHEKDKAEMAALRKTNQDLKQLKEPCVEEKDAEMAALQKTNQELKQEKLRFLEVKHFEIVVLHERNHELQQQKERCVEEKDAEIVALHERNHELQQQKERCVEEKDAEIVALHERNQELEQQKERCVEEKDAEIAALLKKQLKKPPKALCVVKEELVEVQVELEVEQEVRVDPPEQTNEPIPTTQRRTTPRWRRLINSFSCIRPNVNDD; encoded by the coding sequence ATGGAGATGAACAATAGAGATGAGCTGGCAGCCAAGCTCGAGATTCTGCAAAAAGAAAATCAGGAAATGAAGTTGTTgctggagcaggagaggactttaaGGGATAAGCTTGAGATTGAAGGCGCTAAAAATAAGGAAGCGATGCTCAACGCATATACAGAGAAATCAGCGTTGCTATTTAAGCACAATGTGAACGTGAAAGCCCAGGTAATTGAGCAGAACATCTTGCGCTTCAACAATGAGGACCTGAACGTGAAATACGGAAACCTCCAGAGGTCACACAAGAAGGTTGAAGCCAAGATGGCCGCCTTGAGAAAGGCAATCCAGGAACTCAAACAACTGAAAGAACCCTGTGTTGAGGAGCAAGGTGTAGAGATGGCTGCTTTGTTGAAGGAAAACAAAACACTGAAACAAGAGAAGGAGCGTTGTGTTGAGGAGAAAGATGCAAAGATGGCCGCCTTGCAAAAGACTAACCAAGAACTCAAACAACTAAAGGAGCGTTGTGTTGAGGAGGAAGCTGTAAAGATAGCTGCTCTGCGTGAGAGAAACCAGGAAATCACACAACTGAAGGAGCGTTGTGTTGAGGAGGAAGCTGTAAAGATAGCTGCTCTGCGTGAGAGAAACCAGGAAATCACACAACTGAAGGAGCGTTGTGTTGAGGAGGAAGCTGTAAAGATAGCTGCTCTGCGTGAGAGAAACCAGGAAATCACACAACTGAAGGAGCGTTGTGTTGAGGAGGAAGCTGTAAAGATAGCTGCTCTGCGTGAGAGAAACCAGGAAATCACACAACTGAAGGAGCGTTGTGTTAAGGAGGAGGCAAATATGGCCGCCTTGCAAACAACAAACCAGGAACTCAAACAACAAAACTTGCGTTGCGTTGAGGAGAAAGATGCAGAGATAGCTACTTTTCTGAAGGAAAACCAAACACTGAAACAAGAGAAGGAACGTTGTGTGGTGGAGGAGGTGAAGGTGGACAAGAAGGAGGATGTGGAGGTGAAAGTGGAACCAGAAGTTAGGCACGATGTGAAAATGAATGCCCTGGAAATTGAGCAGAAAGTCTTGCGCGGAAAGAATGAGGAACTGAACATGAAATATGGAAAGCTCCTCAAGATGCACGAGAAGGACAAAGCAGAGATGGCCGCCTTGAGAAAGACAAACCAGGATCTCAAACAACTGAAAGAACCCTGTGTTGAGGAGAAGGATGCAGAGATGGCTGCCTTGCAAAAGACAAACCAGGAACTCAAACAAGAGAAGTTGCGTTTTCTTGAGGTGAAACATTTTGAGATAGTCGTTTTGCATGAGAGAAACCATGAACTCCAACAACAGAAGGAACGTTgtgtggaggagaaggatgcagaGATAGTTGCTTTGCATGAGAGAAACCATGAACTGCAACAACAGAAGGAACGTTgtgtggaggagaaggatgcagagatagttgctttgcatgagagaaaccaggaactggaacaacagaaggaacgttgtgtggaggagaaggatgcagaGATTGCCGCCTTGCTGAAGAAACAGCTGAAAAAACCACCAAAGGCACTCTGCGTGGTGAAGGAGGAGCTGGTGGAGGTACAGGTGGAGTTGGAGGTGGAACAGGAAGTGAGGGTGGATCCACCTGAGCAAACCAATGAGCCGATCCCAACAACGCAGAGGAGGACAACACCACGGTGGAGAAGATTAATCAATTCCTTTTCTTGTATCCGCCCAAACGTCAACGATGACTAA